From a region of the Bacillota bacterium genome:
- a CDS encoding sulfurtransferase TusA family protein, whose translation MLLDVRGEICPYPMLKAVEALPRLKPGEDLEVLTDHAPALQTIPAYTGRLGYQTRIEPVGPGVWKVIVFKGAQAS comes from the coding sequence ATGCTTCTGGATGTGCGGGGCGAAATCTGCCCCTATCCCATGCTGAAGGCTGTCGAGGCGCTTCCCCGCCTCAAGCCGGGTGAGGACCTCGAGGTGCTGACGGACCACGCGCCGGCCCTGCAGACCATCCCCGCTTACACCGGCCGCCTGGGTTACCAGACCCGCATCGAGCCGGTCGGACCGGGGGTCTGGAAGGTGATCGTCTTCAAGGGGGCGCAGGCTTCATGA
- the moeB gene encoding molybdopterin-synthase adenylyltransferase MoeB, with protein MKTMPLLTAEQMERYSRHLLIHEVGVEGQRRLLESKVLIIGAGGLGSPAALYLAAAGVGTLGIVDGDRVDLTNLQRQILHYTHDVGRPKTQSARRTLEDINPDVQVRTYQTVLTSENALEILRDYDVIINGCDNFPTRYLANDACVLLGKPLVDASVLRWEGQATTYLPGQGCYRCLFPSPPPPGSVPSCADAGIVGAVAGFFGTLEALEAIKVVLGIGETLVNKLLLFDALTGELRTVRWQRDPGCPVCGDHPTIKQLIDYEEFCGVPHHASRARTAAAGATPAELDPAGAWQHVQAGGALLVDVREPAEHELMRIPGSVLIPLGELAARAGELPRDRELILYCAVGERSARGAATLRQLGCSRVVNLQGGIIAWL; from the coding sequence ATGAAGACCATGCCGCTGCTCACCGCGGAGCAGATGGAGCGATACAGCCGCCATCTCCTGATTCACGAGGTTGGGGTCGAAGGCCAGCGGCGGCTGCTCGAGTCGAAGGTCCTCATCATCGGCGCCGGGGGTCTGGGGTCGCCGGCTGCCCTCTATCTTGCCGCCGCCGGCGTCGGCACGCTCGGCATCGTGGACGGCGACCGGGTGGACCTGACCAATTTGCAGCGCCAGATTCTCCACTACACGCACGACGTGGGCCGCCCCAAGACCCAGTCGGCCCGCCGCACCCTTGAGGACATCAACCCCGACGTCCAGGTGCGCACCTACCAGACGGTGCTCACCTCGGAAAACGCCCTGGAGATCCTCAGGGACTATGACGTCATCATCAACGGCTGCGACAACTTCCCCACCCGCTACCTGGCGAACGACGCCTGCGTGCTGCTGGGCAAGCCCCTGGTGGATGCGAGCGTCCTGCGCTGGGAAGGCCAGGCCACCACCTACCTGCCCGGCCAGGGCTGCTACCGCTGCCTCTTCCCGAGCCCCCCGCCTCCGGGCAGCGTGCCGAGCTGCGCGGACGCGGGCATCGTGGGGGCCGTGGCGGGCTTCTTCGGGACACTGGAGGCGCTGGAGGCCATCAAAGTCGTGCTGGGCATCGGCGAGACCCTGGTCAACAAGCTGCTCTTGTTCGATGCCCTGACCGGCGAACTGCGCACGGTGCGCTGGCAGCGCGACCCCGGCTGCCCGGTCTGCGGCGACCATCCTACCATCAAGCAACTCATCGACTACGAGGAGTTCTGCGGCGTCCCGCACCACGCAAGCCGCGCCCGAACGGCTGCAGCCGGCGCGACGCCGGCCGAGCTCGACCCAGCCGGGGCGTGGCAGCACGTTCAGGCGGGCGGAGCGCTGCTGGTGGACGTGCGGGAGCCGGCCGAGCACGAGTTGATGCGCATCCCCGGCTCGGTCTTGATTCCCCTGGGTGAGCTGGCCGCCCGGGCCGGCGAGTTACCGCGCGACCGGGAACTGATCCTGTACTGCGCGGTCGGCGAACGAAGCGCCCGGGGCGCGGCAACCCTGCGGCAGCTCGGCTGCTCGAGGGTCGTGAACCTGCAGGGCGGCATCATCGCCTGGCTC